In one Antennarius striatus isolate MH-2024 chromosome 15, ASM4005453v1, whole genome shotgun sequence genomic region, the following are encoded:
- the pum3 gene encoding pumilio homolog 3 isoform X2: MEKKAKKPVSPKSGKKFMQKGKDSTGTKFSGKPGSKPGGKKPFKPYNKTEKKKEAGKSGDVAKKPNKPAFSKSKKGPQKRKLPFKARKGGEEGEGPTAKKMKKSELKTKEETKELNLNRQQKKKELKKNRQLAERKDMFQIICQAKQVWGALRRKKCDNEEKMKLMKELHDLIRGKIKQMAFAHDSVRVIQCFIQFGSHEQKQEVFEELKDDIISLCKSQYGRHVVKKLLMYGNKELTAALMQTFKGHVRPMLRHAAASSIVEYAYNDKAVLAQRLMLTEELYGNTFTVCKSSACNTIDKVAEENPDKLNNIIDEMKQILTPMAQKEQVIKHSLVHKVFLDFFLWAPDKQRTEMIESIRESVVYMAHTHDGARVAMHCLWHGTAKDRKIIIKTMKTYMVKFATGEFGHLVLLAVFDCVDDTKLVKQAVLSEILSSLDEVIGNKYGKKVLLYLLSPRDPAHLLPEIIKVLEKGDGNAHSKKDAAIRRKELLEVVSPPLLDYLRNNADTMVMDKATSVTISDILASACGDLRPAMTAVAALANQELVPGGGGEQLHMAEHPAGHLVLKWLIEQDVMLAEAGKEERFSRILVDTVGTEKLKSWVKVNRGAMVLCSLLNSCDKSVAEEVKVALKSIKAEISSSINTNKGAEILLGNLNK, translated from the exons ATggagaaaaaagcaaagaaaccCGTATCTCCAAAAAGTGGAAAGAAATTTATGCAGAAGGGGAAAG ATTCCACGGGGACCAaatttagtggaaaaccaggcAGTAAGCCAGGTGGTAAAAAGCCATTCAAACCATACAACAAGactgagaagaagaaagaagctgGGAAAAGTGGAGATGTAGccaaaaaaccaaacaagccGGCATTCTCCAAATCCAAAAAGGGGCCACAGAAGAGAAAATTACCCTTTAAAGCgagaaaaggaggagaggaaggtgaAG gtccCACCGctaagaaaatgaagaaaagtgaGTTGAAGACAAAAGAAGAGACCAAAGAGCTGAATCTAAACAggcaacagaagaagaaggagctCAAGAAGAACAGACAGCTTGCGGAGAGAAAGGACATGTTTCAGATCATCTGTCAGGCAAAACAAGTGTGGGGCGCCCTCaggag GAAGAAGTGCGACAATGAGGAGAAGATGAAGCTGATGAAGGAGCTTCATGATCTGATCCGTGGGAAGATCAAACAG ATGGCATTTGCTCACGACTCGGTGCGAGTGATTCAGTGTTTCATTCAGTTCGGGAGTCACGAGCAAAAACAGGAGGTGTTTGAAGAGCTTAAAG ATGACATCATTAGCTTGTGCAAATCACAATACGGCAGACACGTGGTGAAAAAACTTCTCATGTACGG GAACAAGGAGCTGACTGCAGCCTTGATGCAAACGTTTAAGGGTCACGTGCGGCCGATGCTTCGTCACGCCGCTGCCTCATCCATTGTTGAGTACGCCTACAACGACAAGGCCGTGCTTGCGCAGAGACTCATGCTAACGGAGGAGCTATATGGAAACACCTTCACTGTTTGTAAG TCGTCAGCGTGTAACACCATCGACAAAGTCGCAGAAGAGAACCCAGACAAGCTGAACAACATCATCGATGAGATGAAGCAGATCCTCACGCCGATGGCCCAGAA AGAACAAGTGATCAAACACTCTCTGGTCCATAAAGTCTTCCTGGACTTCTTTCTCTGGGCCCCAGACAAACAGAGAACG GAGATGATCGAGTCCATCAGAGAGTCGGTCGTCTACATGGCTCACACGCACGACGGGGCACGAGTGGCGATGCACTGTCTGTGGCACGGAACGGCCAAG GACAGAAAAATCATCATCAAAACCATGAAGACATACATGGTGAAGTTCGCCACG GGCGAATTCGGACACCTGGTACTTCTGGCCGTGTTCGACTGCGTGGACGACACCAAGCTGGTCAAACAGGCCGTGCTCTCA gAAATACTGTCGTCTCTGGATGAGGTCATCGGTAATAAATATGGAAAGAAGGTTTTGCTGTACTTGCTGAGCCCCAGAGACCCTGCTCACCTCCTGCCGGAGATCATCAAGGTGTTGGAGAAGGGAGACGGAAACGCACACAG TAAAAAAGATGCAGCGATTCGGaggaaggagctgctggaggtcgTCTCCCCACCGCTGCTGGACTATCTCCGTAACAACGCTGAcaccatggtgatggacaaggCCACCAGTGTCACCATCAGTGACATCCTGGCGTCAGCCTGCGGAGACCTGAGGCCTGCCATGACAGCCGTGGCTGCGTTAGCCAATCAGGAGTTAGTGCCAGGAGGGGGCGGCGAACAG CTTCACATGGCCGAGCATCCAGCAGGGCACCTGGTGCTGAAGTGGCTCATAGAGCAGGACGTGATGCTGGCAGAGGCTGGCAAGGAAG AGCGCTTCAGCAGGATACTGGTGGACACGGTGGGAACTGAGAAACTGAAGAGCTGGGTCAAAGTCAACAGAGGAGCTATGGTGCTCTGCAG CCTGCTGAACAGCTGTGACAAGTCCGTGGCCGAGGAGGTCAAGGTCGCACTGAAGTCCATCAAAGCAGAAATaagcagcagcatcaacacCAACAAAGGAGCTGAAATCCTGCTGGGGAATCTCAACAAGTAG
- the LOC137608550 gene encoding TATA-box-binding protein-like: protein MTPITPATPASKSSEIVPQLKNVISVVNLGCKLKLMSIALKAWNIEYNPKRCPAAIMRLREPRTTALIFSSGKMVCTGAKSEQLSRLAARKHARVLEKLGFPVKFLNFTIQNMVGSCDVKFPIRLESLFLTHQKFSSYEPELFPGLIYRMVKPRIVLLIFASGKIVFTGAGSKGFEGVKERAVIYEAFENIYPILEAFRKK from the exons ATGACCCCCATCACACCAGCCACACCAGCCTCAAAGAGCTCTGAGATTGTACCACAATTGAA AAACGTAATATCTGTTGTTAATCTGGGCTGTAAACTGAAGCTGATGTCCATTGCGCTGAAAGCTTGGAATATTGAGTACAACCCAAAG CGTTGTCCTGCAGCCATCATGAGGTTACGAGAACCCAGGACCACAGCACTAATTTTCAGCTCTGGGAAGATGGTCTGCACTGGTGCTAAGAG tGAGCAGCTGTCTAGGTTAGCTGCCAGAAAACATGCCCGTGTGCTGGAGAAGCTGGGTTTTCCTGTAAAGTTCCTGAACTTCACTATTCAGAACATGGTGGGAAGCTGCGATGTGAAATTTCCCATTCGGCTGGAGTCATTATTCCTCACACATCAAAAATTCAGCAG CTATGAACCTGAACTTTTTCCAGGACTTATTTACAGGATGGTTAAACCCAGAATCGTTCTGCTCATCTTCGCCTCTGGGAAAATTGTGTTCACAG GTGCAGGTTCCAAGGGTTTTGAAGGTGTCAAGGAGAGAGCAGTGATTTACGAGGCATTTGAAAACATCTACCCCATTTTGGAAGCTTTCCGAAAGAAGTAG
- the pum3 gene encoding pumilio homolog 3 isoform X1, which produces MDWAGITMEKKAKKPVSPKSGKKFMQKGKDSTGTKFSGKPGSKPGGKKPFKPYNKTEKKKEAGKSGDVAKKPNKPAFSKSKKGPQKRKLPFKARKGGEEGEGPTAKKMKKSELKTKEETKELNLNRQQKKKELKKNRQLAERKDMFQIICQAKQVWGALRRKKCDNEEKMKLMKELHDLIRGKIKQMAFAHDSVRVIQCFIQFGSHEQKQEVFEELKDDIISLCKSQYGRHVVKKLLMYGNKELTAALMQTFKGHVRPMLRHAAASSIVEYAYNDKAVLAQRLMLTEELYGNTFTVCKSSACNTIDKVAEENPDKLNNIIDEMKQILTPMAQKEQVIKHSLVHKVFLDFFLWAPDKQRTEMIESIRESVVYMAHTHDGARVAMHCLWHGTAKDRKIIIKTMKTYMVKFATGEFGHLVLLAVFDCVDDTKLVKQAVLSEILSSLDEVIGNKYGKKVLLYLLSPRDPAHLLPEIIKVLEKGDGNAHSKKDAAIRRKELLEVVSPPLLDYLRNNADTMVMDKATSVTISDILASACGDLRPAMTAVAALANQELVPGGGGEQLHMAEHPAGHLVLKWLIEQDVMLAEAGKEERFSRILVDTVGTEKLKSWVKVNRGAMVLCSLLNSCDKSVAEEVKVALKSIKAEISSSINTNKGAEILLGNLNK; this is translated from the exons ATGGACTGGGCAGGAATAAC GATggagaaaaaagcaaagaaaccCGTATCTCCAAAAAGTGGAAAGAAATTTATGCAGAAGGGGAAAG ATTCCACGGGGACCAaatttagtggaaaaccaggcAGTAAGCCAGGTGGTAAAAAGCCATTCAAACCATACAACAAGactgagaagaagaaagaagctgGGAAAAGTGGAGATGTAGccaaaaaaccaaacaagccGGCATTCTCCAAATCCAAAAAGGGGCCACAGAAGAGAAAATTACCCTTTAAAGCgagaaaaggaggagaggaaggtgaAG gtccCACCGctaagaaaatgaagaaaagtgaGTTGAAGACAAAAGAAGAGACCAAAGAGCTGAATCTAAACAggcaacagaagaagaaggagctCAAGAAGAACAGACAGCTTGCGGAGAGAAAGGACATGTTTCAGATCATCTGTCAGGCAAAACAAGTGTGGGGCGCCCTCaggag GAAGAAGTGCGACAATGAGGAGAAGATGAAGCTGATGAAGGAGCTTCATGATCTGATCCGTGGGAAGATCAAACAG ATGGCATTTGCTCACGACTCGGTGCGAGTGATTCAGTGTTTCATTCAGTTCGGGAGTCACGAGCAAAAACAGGAGGTGTTTGAAGAGCTTAAAG ATGACATCATTAGCTTGTGCAAATCACAATACGGCAGACACGTGGTGAAAAAACTTCTCATGTACGG GAACAAGGAGCTGACTGCAGCCTTGATGCAAACGTTTAAGGGTCACGTGCGGCCGATGCTTCGTCACGCCGCTGCCTCATCCATTGTTGAGTACGCCTACAACGACAAGGCCGTGCTTGCGCAGAGACTCATGCTAACGGAGGAGCTATATGGAAACACCTTCACTGTTTGTAAG TCGTCAGCGTGTAACACCATCGACAAAGTCGCAGAAGAGAACCCAGACAAGCTGAACAACATCATCGATGAGATGAAGCAGATCCTCACGCCGATGGCCCAGAA AGAACAAGTGATCAAACACTCTCTGGTCCATAAAGTCTTCCTGGACTTCTTTCTCTGGGCCCCAGACAAACAGAGAACG GAGATGATCGAGTCCATCAGAGAGTCGGTCGTCTACATGGCTCACACGCACGACGGGGCACGAGTGGCGATGCACTGTCTGTGGCACGGAACGGCCAAG GACAGAAAAATCATCATCAAAACCATGAAGACATACATGGTGAAGTTCGCCACG GGCGAATTCGGACACCTGGTACTTCTGGCCGTGTTCGACTGCGTGGACGACACCAAGCTGGTCAAACAGGCCGTGCTCTCA gAAATACTGTCGTCTCTGGATGAGGTCATCGGTAATAAATATGGAAAGAAGGTTTTGCTGTACTTGCTGAGCCCCAGAGACCCTGCTCACCTCCTGCCGGAGATCATCAAGGTGTTGGAGAAGGGAGACGGAAACGCACACAG TAAAAAAGATGCAGCGATTCGGaggaaggagctgctggaggtcgTCTCCCCACCGCTGCTGGACTATCTCCGTAACAACGCTGAcaccatggtgatggacaaggCCACCAGTGTCACCATCAGTGACATCCTGGCGTCAGCCTGCGGAGACCTGAGGCCTGCCATGACAGCCGTGGCTGCGTTAGCCAATCAGGAGTTAGTGCCAGGAGGGGGCGGCGAACAG CTTCACATGGCCGAGCATCCAGCAGGGCACCTGGTGCTGAAGTGGCTCATAGAGCAGGACGTGATGCTGGCAGAGGCTGGCAAGGAAG AGCGCTTCAGCAGGATACTGGTGGACACGGTGGGAACTGAGAAACTGAAGAGCTGGGTCAAAGTCAACAGAGGAGCTATGGTGCTCTGCAG CCTGCTGAACAGCTGTGACAAGTCCGTGGCCGAGGAGGTCAAGGTCGCACTGAAGTCCATCAAAGCAGAAATaagcagcagcatcaacacCAACAAAGGAGCTGAAATCCTGCTGGGGAATCTCAACAAGTAG